The Thermosynechococcus sp. HN-54 DNA segment AACCTTCATCCCTAGGGGGTGGGTCGGCGGCGCTGGAGGAACTCAGGAATGTCTAACTTGGGCTTGGTTTCAACTTCAGGTTCTGGCGCAGGCGCTTCAGAAGGAGACGGTGTAGTTGTTAGGGGGCGGTGCGTCAAGGGGGTGGTTTTGGTGGTGGCACGGGTACGACTGATGGGTTCACCGCTAAATCCAGTGGCAATAACAGTGACTTGAACCTCCCCTTGCATGTCGGGATCAATCACAGCACCAAAGATGATATTGGCGTTGGCATCGGCGACATTGTAAATCACCTCCGCGGCTGCATTGACTTCATGGAGGGTGAGATCGGTTCCCCCAGTAATGTTGAAGACAACGCCCTTGGCACCCTCAATCGATCCCTCCAGTAGGGGTGAAGAAATTGCACTGACAGCGGCTTCCGTAGCTCGTGACTTGCCAGAGGCAATACCAATGCCCATCATGGCAGAACCGGCATCAGCCATCACCGAACGAATATCGGCGAAATCGACGTTAATCAGCCCTGGCAGATTAATAATGTCGGAAATCCCCTGAACCCCTTGGCGCAGCACATCATCGGCCACTCGAAACGCATCCTGAACCGATGTTTGCTCCGAAATCACTGCGAGAATCTTGTCATTGGGGATCACGATGAGGGTATCAACCCGACTTTGCAAGGCTTCGATGCCTTCATCCGCTTGACTAGCTCGACGACGACCCTCAAAGGTAAAGGGACGGGTTACGACTGCAACGGTTAGGGCGCCCTGTTCCTTGGCCACTTCAGCCACAATTGGCGCTGCGCCCGTGCCTGTACCGCCACCCATGCCACAGGTAATGAAAATCAAATCGGCGTCCTTGAGGGCAG contains these protein-coding regions:
- the ftsZ gene encoding cell division protein FtsZ, yielding MGEDSCVMESDQQWPTEPVPSKVPTSFVPGEVGIASGDNGHGAPTDVLRSYDNLVETSAARIKVIGVGGGGGNAVNRMIASNVAGVEFWCVNTDAQAIAQSQAHRCLQIGQKLTRGLGAGGNPAIGQKAAEESREDLAAALKDADLIFITCGMGGGTGTGAAPIVAEVAKEQGALTVAVVTRPFTFEGRRRASQADEGIEALQSRVDTLIVIPNDKILAVISEQTSVQDAFRVADDVLRQGVQGISDIINLPGLINVDFADIRSVMADAGSAMMGIGIASGKSRATEAAVSAISSPLLEGSIEGAKGVVFNITGGTDLTLHEVNAAAEVIYNVADANANIIFGAVIDPDMQGEVQVTVIATGFSGEPISRTRATTKTTPLTHRPLTTTPSPSEAPAPEPEVETKPKLDIPEFLQRRRPTP